In Candidatus Sulfurimonas marisnigri, a single genomic region encodes these proteins:
- a CDS encoding DNA-directed RNA polymerase subunit alpha encodes MKKIKTTPLAPQEFEVEQISENEANIIAYPFETGYAISLAHPLRRFLLSSSVGYAPIAIKIEGAKHEFDSVRGMLEDISDFILNLKEIRFKLNDEVAETEINYSFAGPCTIKGSDLTNNEVEIVTPDSHLATLNEDSTLNFSIKIAKGIGYVASEDTHDELEDGYIALDAYFTPVRSATYKIENVLVEDNPNFERVILNIRTDGQISPLEAFRNSLEVMYAQLAVFNSEISVKAPTTIERVEESPDLKKLTTHIDNLGLSARSFNCLDRSSIKLVGEIALMSTNDLKNVKNLGKKSYDEIIEKLQEFGFEVGGDIADDVVSALKKKIEAL; translated from the coding sequence ATGAAGAAAATAAAAACTACTCCACTTGCTCCTCAAGAGTTTGAGGTAGAACAGATTAGTGAGAATGAAGCTAACATTATAGCATATCCGTTTGAAACAGGGTATGCTATCTCTTTGGCTCACCCACTTCGCCGTTTTTTATTAAGTAGCTCAGTTGGATATGCTCCGATAGCTATAAAAATCGAGGGTGCTAAGCATGAATTTGACTCAGTACGTGGTATGCTTGAAGATATTTCAGACTTCATATTAAATCTTAAAGAGATTCGCTTTAAATTAAATGATGAAGTTGCAGAAACAGAGATTAACTACAGCTTTGCTGGTCCTTGTACTATAAAGGGAAGCGATCTTACAAATAATGAAGTAGAGATAGTAACTCCAGATTCTCACCTTGCTACATTAAATGAAGACTCTACCCTTAACTTTAGCATCAAGATAGCAAAAGGTATTGGTTATGTGGCAAGTGAAGACACTCATGATGAGTTAGAAGATGGGTATATAGCACTAGATGCTTATTTTACTCCTGTTCGTAGTGCAACTTATAAAATAGAGAATGTACTAGTAGAGGACAATCCTAACTTTGAAAGAGTAATTCTAAATATTAGAACTGATGGACAAATTTCTCCATTAGAAGCATTTAGAAATTCATTGGAAGTTATGTATGCTCAATTAGCAGTATTTAATAGTGAGATTAGTGTTAAAGCTCCAACTACTATAGAAAGAGTTGAAGAGAGCCCTGATCTTAAAAAATTAACTACACATATTGATAATTTAGGTTTAAGTGCAAGAAGTTTTAACTGTCTTGACCGCTCAAGCATTAAATTAGTAGGCGAAATAGCATTAATGAGTACAAATGATCTTAAAAATGTGAAGAACCTAGGTAAAAAATCATATGATGAAATTATTGAAAAACTTCAAGAGTTCGGTTTTGAAGTTGGTGGTGATATCGCAGATGATGTTGTTAGTGCATTAAAAAAGAAAATAGAAGCTTTATAA
- a CDS encoding outer membrane protein, protein MKRLIATALLGSSLLATQVMAEEPSTYIGLDIASNSNSFTLDVNGFGSADFDDDSSGFKLKFGTVSNNGWRVQGYFQRETYDETLFDNTNDALNEIGFDVIKGFEVTPEFSPFLQVGLGYGWMSVEGYDESSIAELSLKIGGGVMYKIVPSFEIIAGVDFQYRKWQDIQIIGVTVSTTEDTTKLYVGANFHF, encoded by the coding sequence ATGAAAAGATTAATCGCAACAGCACTATTAGGAAGTAGCTTATTGGCTACACAAGTTATGGCAGAAGAGCCAAGTACATATATCGGTTTAGATATTGCAAGCAACAGTAACTCATTTACTCTTGATGTTAATGGTTTTGGTTCAGCTGATTTTGATGACGATAGTTCTGGCTTTAAATTGAAATTTGGTACTGTTAGTAATAATGGCTGGAGGGTTCAAGGTTATTTTCAAAGAGAAACTTATGATGAAACACTTTTTGATAACACAAATGATGCGTTAAATGAGATAGGTTTTGATGTGATAAAAGGTTTTGAAGTAACACCTGAATTTTCTCCATTTCTCCAAGTTGGTTTAGGCTATGGTTGGATGAGCGTTGAAGGGTATGATGAAAGTTCAATAGCAGAACTCAGTTTGAAAATTGGCGGTGGTGTTATGTATAAAATAGTTCCATCTTTTGAAATAATTGCAGGTGTTGATTTTCAATATAGAAAATGGCAAGATATCCAAATTATTGGGGTTACTGTATCAACTACTGAAGATACAACAAAACTATATGTTGGTGCAAACTTTCATTTTTAG
- the rpsK gene encoding 30S ribosomal protein S11 has translation MAKRKAVRKKVVKKNIARGICHIAASFNNTLVTITDDMGNMIAWSSAGSLGFKGSKKSTPFAAQAAVEDAVAKAQVHGIKELGIKVQGPGSGRETATKAVGGIEGIRVTFMKDVTALPHNGCRAPKRRRV, from the coding sequence ATGGCAAAAAGAAAAGCTGTTAGAAAAAAAGTAGTAAAGAAAAATATTGCACGTGGTATCTGCCACATTGCTGCATCATTTAACAATACGCTTGTAACTATTACAGATGATATGGGTAACATGATTGCTTGGAGTTCTGCTGGAAGCCTTGGCTTCAAAGGTAGTAAAAAATCTACTCCATTCGCGGCTCAAGCAGCTGTTGAAGATGCTGTAGCTAAAGCTCAAGTACATGGTATAAAAGAACTTGGTATTAAAGTTCAAGGTCCTGGTTCAGGTCGTGAAACAGCAACTAAAGCTGTAGGTGGAATCGAAGGTATTCGTGTTACATTTATGAAAGATGTTACTGCATTACCACACAACGGTTGTCGCGCACCTAAGCGTCGTAGAGTTTAA
- the rpsD gene encoding 30S ribosomal protein S4, giving the protein MARYRGPVEKIERRFGVCLNLKGERRLAGKSALEKRPYGPGQHGQRRKKVSEYGLQLNEKQKAKFMYGVSEKQFRALFVEAKRREGNTGTNLITLIEQRLDNVVYRMGFASTRRFARQLVTHGHFLVDGKKLDIPSYRVKPGQKIEVRESSKTNVQIVRAIELTNQTGLAPWVDIDAEKVFGIFTRLPEREEVVIPVEERLIVELYSK; this is encoded by the coding sequence ATGGCAAGATATAGAGGTCCAGTAGAAAAAATCGAAAGAAGATTTGGTGTATGTTTAAACCTTAAAGGTGAGCGTCGCTTGGCAGGTAAATCTGCATTAGAAAAACGTCCTTATGGTCCTGGTCAACATGGTCAACGTCGTAAGAAAGTTTCTGAGTATGGTTTACAATTAAATGAAAAGCAAAAAGCAAAATTCATGTATGGTGTTTCTGAGAAGCAATTCCGCGCACTATTCGTTGAAGCTAAAAGAAGAGAAGGTAATACAGGTACAAACCTTATTACTTTAATTGAACAAAGACTAGATAACGTTGTTTATCGTATGGGATTTGCTTCAACTCGTCGTTTCGCTCGTCAGCTTGTTACTCATGGCCACTTTTTAGTTGATGGCAAAAAACTTGATATCCCTTCTTACCGCGTTAAGCCTGGTCAGAAAATAGAAGTTCGTGAGAGCAGCAAAACTAATGTTCAAATTGTTCGTGCAATCGAATTAACTAACCAAACTGGTTTAGCTCCATGGGTTGACATCGATGCTGAAAAAGTATTTGGTATATTTACTCGTTTACCTGAGCGTGAAGAAGTTGTTATCCCTGTAGAAGAGCGTTTAATCGTTGAACTTTACTCGAAATAA
- the rpmJ gene encoding 50S ribosomal protein L36 → MKVRASVKKMCDDCKVIKRKGIVRVICKVKKHKQRQG, encoded by the coding sequence ATGAAAGTACGTGCTTCAGTTAAGAAGATGTGTGATGATTGTAAAGTTATCAAGAGAAAAGGCATTGTAAGAGTAATCTGCAAAGTCAAAAAACATAAACAAAGACAAGGATAA
- a CDS encoding arsenate reductase ArsC, which yields MNKKVLILCTGNSCRSIIAEAVLNKYLDGVEAQSSGVKASGKVNPNAKKVLQEDGSWDDKYHSKTLDKVLHVDFDLVVTVCDNAMESCPVFPKNTKVIHVGYEDPDGKDYSAFLKTLKLIKMELTPIVRMELGL from the coding sequence GTGAATAAAAAAGTTCTAATTCTTTGTACAGGCAACAGTTGTCGCTCTATCATTGCAGAGGCTGTGTTAAACAAATATCTTGATGGTGTTGAGGCACAGAGTTCTGGTGTAAAAGCAAGCGGAAAAGTAAATCCAAATGCAAAAAAAGTCTTGCAAGAGGATGGCTCTTGGGATGATAAATATCACTCAAAAACATTAGACAAAGTTCTACATGTAGATTTTGATTTAGTCGTGACTGTTTGCGATAATGCTATGGAGTCATGTCCTGTATTTCCGAAAAATACAAAAGTCATACATGTAGGCTACGAAGACCCTGATGGGAAAGATTACTCAGCATTTCTTAAGACACTAAAACTAATCAAGATGGAATTAACTCCAATTGTTAGAATGGAACTAGGTCTATAA
- the rplQ gene encoding 50S ribosomal protein L17, whose protein sequence is MRHRHGYRKLGRTSSHRAALLMNLSISLIEHGKIETTVIKAKELRSYVEKLITIAGKNDSNAHKAVFAALQSKEATKTLVNEIAPRYVDRTGGYTRIIRTRIRRGDATTMAFIELV, encoded by the coding sequence ATGAGACATCGTCATGGATACCGTAAACTAGGTCGTACAAGCTCACACCGTGCAGCTTTGCTAATGAACCTTAGTATTTCGTTAATAGAACATGGTAAAATTGAAACTACTGTTATTAAAGCAAAAGAGCTACGTTCTTATGTTGAAAAACTTATCACTATTGCTGGTAAGAATGATTCAAATGCTCATAAAGCAGTATTCGCGGCGCTTCAAAGTAAAGAAGCAACTAAAACTTTAGTAAACGAGATAGCTCCAAGGTATGTTGATCGTACTGGTGGTTATACTAGAATTATTAGAACTCGTATTCGTCGTGGTGACGCTACTACTATGGCATTTATTGAATTAGTATAG
- a CDS encoding ArsR/SmtB family transcription factor, whose protein sequence is MDIFLKTISSINDKTRVEILHFIALNGEVCVCDIENSFEMIQSRISRHLKILKDGGFLKVDRRGRWAFYSIKSPMDEFRQSILKEISFSDIKVPKLNKGCKSE, encoded by the coding sequence ATGGACATATTTCTTAAAACGATCAGCTCCATAAATGACAAGACAAGGGTTGAGATACTTCACTTCATAGCACTTAATGGTGAAGTGTGTGTATGTGATATTGAAAACTCATTTGAGATGATTCAATCTCGTATATCAAGACATCTGAAAATCTTAAAAGATGGTGGCTTTTTAAAAGTAGATAGACGTGGAAGATGGGCATTTTACAGTATAAAAAGTCCAATGGATGAGTTTAGACAATCTATTTTAAAAGAGATTAGTTTTTCAGATATAAAAGTTCCTAAATTAAATAAAGGGTGTAAAAGTGAATAA
- the rpsM gene encoding 30S ribosomal protein S13 produces the protein MARISGVDLPKKKRVEYGLTYVYGIGLHASRLILDATGIDYNKRIFELSQEDIAAITNEIRINHMVEGDLRKKVAMDIKALMDLGSYRGLRHRRGLPCRGQKTKTNARTRKGKRKTVGAA, from the coding sequence ATGGCTCGTATTTCTGGTGTTGATTTACCTAAGAAAAAAAGAGTAGAGTATGGTCTAACATACGTCTATGGTATTGGTTTACATGCATCTCGTCTAATTTTAGACGCGACAGGTATAGACTATAACAAGAGAATATTTGAACTTTCTCAAGAGGATATAGCAGCAATTACTAACGAAATTCGTATCAACCATATGGTTGAAGGTGATTTACGTAAAAAAGTAGCTATGGATATTAAGGCACTTATGGATTTAGGTTCATACCGTGGTCTTCGTCACCGTCGTGGTCTTCCATGTCGTGGTCAAAAAACTAAGACAAATGCGCGTACTCGTAAGGGTAAACGTAAAACTGTCGGCGCAGCGTAA
- a CDS encoding GGDEF domain-containing protein encodes MSKIKSNGWLLVSYVPKKSILGEAKSIFYQTMLILVLFVTLLFVISGYLTMRHFIIPLDIINKASQRFGNGFTNAAISYNHRNLLKNLFDTFNDMVKRVNLNKHLLEEKVHERTQTLQEEIRRRIEVEKALRIVSRTDSLTEIWNRGYFFELLKREIDRCQRFNTSMALIMIDIDFFKNINDSWGHDVGDKALKHIVALISSTIRKENIFARIGGEEFGLVLIETKESDEAQNIIERIRKTVEENPLKIGDKLIHITISIGMTNMSNDDDANKLYVRSDRALYLAKENGRNRVEEV; translated from the coding sequence GTGTCAAAAATTAAATCTAATGGCTGGCTGCTAGTCTCTTATGTACCAAAAAAAAGTATTTTAGGCGAAGCTAAATCTATTTTTTATCAAACCATGCTCATTCTAGTACTATTTGTAACTCTCCTCTTTGTGATAAGTGGTTATTTGACTATGAGACACTTTATTATTCCTCTAGACATTATTAATAAGGCATCCCAGAGATTTGGTAATGGATTTACCAACGCAGCAATAAGTTATAATCACAGAAATCTTTTAAAAAATCTTTTTGACACTTTTAACGATATGGTAAAAAGAGTCAACTTAAACAAGCACTTGCTTGAAGAAAAAGTACATGAAAGAACACAAACATTACAAGAAGAGATAAGAAGAAGAATAGAGGTAGAAAAGGCTCTTCGTATAGTTTCACGCACAGATTCTTTGACAGAAATTTGGAATAGAGGATATTTTTTTGAGCTTCTAAAAAGGGAAATAGATCGCTGTCAGCGCTTCAACACAAGTATGGCACTTATAATGATTGACATAGATTTCTTTAAAAATATAAATGACTCATGGGGACATGATGTAGGGGACAAAGCACTCAAGCATATTGTTGCACTAATATCTTCAACTATAAGAAAAGAAAATATTTTCGCTCGTATAGGTGGAGAGGAATTTGGTTTAGTCCTGATTGAGACAAAAGAGAGTGATGAAGCGCAGAATATTATTGAGCGTATTCGAAAAACTGTTGAGGAGAATCCACTTAAGATAGGTGATAAGTTAATTCATATTACTATTAGTATTGGTATGACAAATATGTCTAATGATGATGATGCGAACAAGCTTTATGTCCGTTCTGATAGAGCTCTCTATTTGGCCAAAGAAAATGGCCGCAATAGAGTTGAAGAGGTTTAG
- a CDS encoding DUF2846 domain-containing protein: MRKVFILKAVLLIGLVLVFTGCGKKALPPVDVMEKEVAGFTLPKLPEEGKALVYVVRPEFLGMAIKFNVYIDDKMDSSEMGYTKGQEYIYFNVTPGKHKILSLAENWDAIDIDLKAGDIVFLEQEPKMGVLYARNKLYGDIGILGGKYRVKTLSIGNIKKLDK, translated from the coding sequence ATGAGAAAAGTTTTTATTTTAAAAGCTGTGTTATTAATTGGACTAGTTCTAGTATTTACAGGATGTGGCAAGAAAGCTTTACCACCAGTAGATGTAATGGAAAAGGAGGTTGCAGGGTTTACTTTACCTAAATTACCAGAAGAAGGTAAAGCCTTAGTATATGTGGTTCGGCCAGAATTTCTAGGTATGGCTATAAAATTCAATGTATACATTGATGATAAAATGGATTCTAGTGAAATGGGATACACAAAAGGGCAAGAGTATATTTACTTTAATGTTACTCCAGGTAAGCATAAAATTTTATCTTTAGCAGAAAATTGGGATGCAATAGACATTGACCTTAAAGCTGGTGATATTGTATTTTTAGAACAAGAACCTAAAATGGGTGTGCTGTATGCTAGAAATAAGCTTTACGGTGACATAGGTATTCTTGGTGGTAAATATAGAGTGAAAACACTATCTATAGGTAATATTAAAAAATTAGACAAATAA
- a CDS encoding cache domain-containing protein: MTIDNNVKSIFFLNYIILFSAIVLSVYYAHNLFVELNEKYAYKNLLTINSLAVKNVETHLQYVSTSVESLGKSYKKLYSQKNKHLNSPSTYQYKAIKNDKITFYNTSIIKEDYLFQSDHASIILSNLNQNSETITKELNIFHHLSPALESIYNSFNFSWIYFTTANNFLLIYPYVPFINASEAYKPTEQHFYNAANFTNKSVGWEEPYYDLVGGGILVTASYPVYDDSDNLLGVASHDITLDKMQEYVLDATSVYEGSVSFLISKHGKVISSSDKLYQSEVEEQSAHKYRGNFYYRTLENSKKIA, encoded by the coding sequence ATGACTATAGATAATAATGTAAAAAGCATATTTTTTTTGAATTACATTATACTTTTTTCTGCTATTGTGTTAAGTGTATATTATGCGCATAACCTTTTTGTTGAGTTAAATGAAAAATATGCCTACAAAAATCTACTTACAATTAACTCTCTAGCGGTAAAAAATGTCGAAACTCACTTGCAATATGTCAGCACTAGTGTTGAATCACTTGGAAAAAGCTACAAAAAGCTATATTCACAGAAGAATAAACATCTTAACAGTCCCTCAACCTATCAGTATAAGGCTATTAAAAACGACAAAATAACTTTTTACAATACTTCCATAATAAAGGAAGACTACCTATTTCAATCTGACCATGCATCTATAATACTTTCAAATTTAAACCAAAATAGCGAAACTATAACTAAAGAATTAAATATTTTTCATCACCTATCCCCAGCTCTTGAATCCATATATAACTCCTTTAATTTTTCATGGATTTACTTTACAACAGCAAACAATTTTTTACTTATTTACCCGTATGTGCCATTTATAAATGCAAGTGAAGCTTACAAGCCTACTGAGCAGCATTTTTATAATGCAGCCAATTTTACAAATAAAAGCGTTGGCTGGGAGGAGCCCTATTATGACTTAGTTGGTGGTGGAATTCTTGTTACTGCTTCTTATCCTGTTTATGATGATAGTGATAACCTATTAGGCGTGGCTTCACATGATATTACCCTAGATAAAATGCAAGAGTATGTCCTAGACGCTACAAGCGTTTATGAAGGAAGCGTATCATTTTTAATATCAAAACATGGAAAAGTAATTTCATCAAGTGACAAGCTTTACCAGAGTGAAGTAGAGGAGCAAAGTGCGCATAAGTATAGAGGGAATTTTTATTATAGAACACTTGAGAACTCTAAAAAAATAGCTTAA
- a CDS encoding glucosaminidase domain-containing protein, giving the protein MKRNLQNLILIALLPLLIFFIYDAGEPEEVSTDTVKAKIAEKKIAEKKIVTKEQIVEQTDVRNKKELFLDLIVPAVDLVYDELDLQYKETINLLENNSSIEKILELKQMYKVTSDEELLMALKPHPKSIAISQAAMESAWITSRFYKEANNLFGVWSFNKHEPRIAALEKRGDKKVWLKKYSTVVDSVRDYYITLARSSAFKEFRELKMKTDDPYKLVKELDDYSELGEKYPKQLSSMIKYNKFYLYDE; this is encoded by the coding sequence ATGAAAAGAAATTTACAGAACCTTATACTAATAGCTCTACTTCCTCTATTAATATTTTTTATTTATGATGCAGGAGAACCTGAAGAGGTAAGTACTGATACCGTTAAAGCAAAAATAGCTGAAAAAAAAATAGCTGAAAAAAAGATAGTTACAAAAGAGCAAATAGTTGAACAAACAGATGTAAGAAATAAAAAAGAGCTATTTCTAGACTTAATAGTACCTGCAGTGGACCTAGTCTATGACGAACTTGATTTGCAATACAAAGAGACAATTAACCTGCTTGAGAATAACAGCTCAATAGAAAAAATTTTAGAGCTAAAACAGATGTATAAAGTGACCAGCGATGAAGAGTTACTTATGGCTCTAAAACCACACCCTAAAAGCATTGCTATAAGTCAGGCTGCAATGGAGAGTGCTTGGATTACATCAAGATTTTACAAAGAGGCAAATAATTTGTTTGGCGTTTGGTCATTTAACAAACATGAGCCAAGAATTGCAGCACTAGAAAAAAGAGGCGATAAAAAGGTTTGGCTTAAAAAATACTCAACTGTTGTGGACTCGGTGAGGGACTACTATATAACATTAGCCCGCTCATCTGCTTTTAAAGAATTCAGAGAGTTAAAGATGAAAACTGACGACCCTTATAAACTAGTCAAAGAACTTGATGATTACTCCGAACTTGGAGAAAAGTATCCAAAACAACTATCATCAATGATTAAATATAATAAATTTTACCTTTACGATGAATAA
- a CDS encoding SPL family radical SAM protein gives MNSYLDKFNDSVKNTIYSKLPLSCQEFIQNKSIEHKFTFSEIKQIVDIARDLDMWNERNIIEIFPEHEQKKVVFARLKKAYEELRSKPNSYKEFELKNIAKEQKYTFKTEGKDGFGLGLCPVASEKTRCCNLLTLDAVESCGFDCSYCSIQSFYNQNTITFDSNFANKLKNLNLDKNRTYHIGTGQASDSLMWGNREGILDALFEFARNNPNVILEFKTKSDNIKYFLENAVPKNIICTWSLNTPTIIQNEEHLAASLDKRINAARRVADKGVKVGFHFHPIVEYENYLDEYKSVYDRLIKEFKTSEVALVSFGTLTFIKPVIKQLREREFKSKITQMPFEDASGKSSYPHVIKVEMFKHAYESFTPWHKDVFFYLCMEEHKMWSETFGYQYSTNNDFEKAMLSSYSKKLDMEFLL, from the coding sequence ATGAATTCATATTTAGATAAATTTAACGACTCTGTTAAAAATACCATTTATTCCAAACTTCCACTTTCCTGCCAAGAGTTTATACAGAATAAATCTATAGAGCATAAGTTCACATTTTCTGAGATAAAGCAGATTGTTGATATTGCCAGAGATCTTGACATGTGGAATGAGAGAAATATCATAGAGATATTTCCTGAACACGAGCAGAAGAAAGTTGTTTTTGCCAGACTTAAAAAAGCTTACGAAGAGTTGCGAAGTAAACCTAACTCATATAAAGAATTTGAACTTAAAAATATTGCCAAAGAGCAGAAGTACACTTTTAAGACAGAAGGTAAAGATGGTTTTGGGCTTGGGCTTTGTCCGGTTGCAAGTGAGAAGACTAGATGTTGTAATCTTTTAACACTTGATGCAGTAGAGAGTTGTGGATTTGACTGCTCTTACTGTTCTATTCAATCTTTTTACAACCAAAATACTATAACTTTTGACAGCAATTTTGCTAATAAGTTAAAAAATTTAAACCTTGATAAAAATAGAACTTACCATATTGGGACAGGTCAGGCTTCCGACTCACTTATGTGGGGTAATCGTGAGGGCATTTTAGATGCTCTGTTTGAATTTGCTCGAAATAATCCAAATGTAATCTTAGAGTTTAAGACAAAGTCTGACAATATAAAGTACTTTTTAGAGAATGCAGTGCCAAAAAATATAATCTGTACATGGTCACTTAATACTCCAACAATTATACAAAACGAAGAGCACTTGGCGGCTTCACTTGATAAGCGGATAAATGCAGCTAGAAGAGTGGCGGACAAAGGTGTAAAAGTCGGTTTTCACTTTCACCCTATTGTGGAGTATGAAAACTACCTTGATGAGTATAAGAGTGTTTATGATAGACTTATTAAGGAGTTTAAGACAAGTGAAGTTGCACTTGTGAGTTTTGGCACACTTACTTTTATAAAACCAGTTATAAAACAACTCAGAGAAAGGGAGTTTAAAAGTAAGATAACTCAGATGCCTTTTGAGGACGCTAGTGGTAAAAGTTCATACCCACATGTAATAAAAGTGGAGATGTTTAAGCACGCTTATGAAAGTTTTACTCCTTGGCATAAAGATGTTTTCTTTTATCTTTGCATGGAAGAGCATAAAATGTGGAGTGAAACATTTGGTTATCAATACTCTACTAACAATGATTTCGAAAAAGCAATGCTTAGTTCTTACAGTAAAAAGCTAGATATGGAGTTTTTATTATGA
- a CDS encoding arsenic transporter, whose product MLVASIIFLITLLFVIWQPRGLQIGTTAVIGAVAALIAGVVSVSDVWIVYDIIWDATLAFIGIIILSMVLDEIGFFEWAALKMAKFSNGSGHKMFFYSIILGAIVSALFANDGAALILTPILLAKMKILRLNTKTILAFLLAGGFISDSASLPFVFSNLTNIVTANYFDIGFAEFISNMILPYFVSVIASMIVLWVVLRKDIPLHVDIHLLKNPEDVIKSKALFNFSWFFLAILLAGYFIGDAYNIPVSVFALGGGVIFLAIASFAKTVEPKKIMKEAPWQVVWFSLGLYIVVYGLKNAGLTDYITEVLVYLNSQSEVVAVVGTGFLAAFLSAFMNNMPTIMVMDIALTDIANEAMIYANIVGCNLGPKMTPFGSLATLLWLHTLSKKGVNISFWSYSKFGLIVTPPVLLVVLLSLT is encoded by the coding sequence ATGTTAGTAGCTTCTATAATCTTTCTTATAACCCTGCTTTTTGTAATCTGGCAACCTCGCGGCCTTCAGATTGGAACCACTGCTGTTATTGGCGCTGTTGCAGCACTAATTGCCGGTGTTGTCAGTGTTAGTGATGTTTGGATAGTTTATGACATTATATGGGATGCCACACTAGCTTTCATAGGGATAATTATTCTATCTATGGTTTTAGATGAGATAGGCTTTTTTGAGTGGGCAGCACTTAAGATGGCTAAATTCTCAAATGGTAGCGGACATAAGATGTTCTTCTACTCTATCATACTTGGCGCAATTGTATCTGCACTATTTGCAAATGATGGTGCGGCACTTATTTTGACTCCTATTTTACTCGCTAAAATGAAGATTTTAAGACTAAACACAAAAACAATCTTGGCCTTTTTACTGGCTGGCGGATTTATAAGCGACAGTGCCTCTCTCCCTTTTGTATTTTCAAACCTTACAAACATTGTTACAGCTAACTACTTTGATATAGGATTTGCTGAGTTTATCTCAAATATGATTTTGCCATACTTTGTAAGTGTAATTGCGAGTATGATTGTTCTTTGGGTTGTTTTACGAAAAGATATCCCCCTACATGTAGATATCCACCTTCTTAAAAATCCTGAAGATGTTATAAAAAGTAAAGCACTGTTTAACTTCTCTTGGTTTTTCCTTGCAATACTGCTCGCGGGGTATTTCATAGGTGACGCATATAACATTCCGGTATCTGTTTTTGCTCTTGGCGGTGGTGTGATATTTTTAGCAATTGCAAGTTTTGCAAAAACAGTAGAACCAAAGAAAATCATGAAAGAAGCACCGTGGCAGGTCGTATGGTTCTCTCTTGGTCTTTACATCGTTGTTTACGGACTTAAAAATGCAGGACTAACTGACTACATAACAGAAGTGTTAGTTTACCTCAACTCTCAAAGCGAAGTTGTTGCGGTTGTAGGAACTGGATTTTTAGCAGCATTTTTATCAGCGTTTATGAATAACATGCCCACTATTATGGTTATGGACATAGCACTGACAGATATAGCGAACGAAGCGATGATTTATGCAAATATAGTAGGATGCAACCTTGGTCCTAAAATGACACCGTTTGGCTCACTAGCAACTCTGCTTTGGCTTCATACACTAAGCAAAAAAGGTGTAAATATCAGTTTCTGGTCATACTCAAAATTTGGGCTGATAGTTACTCCGCCTGTTCTTTTGGTTGTATTGCTTTCGCTGACTTAA